From one Marmota flaviventris isolate mMarFla1 chromosome 1, mMarFla1.hap1, whole genome shotgun sequence genomic stretch:
- the LOC139706059 gene encoding uncharacterized protein → MYRFRSQLFTGISAAATAHFYPRRFSPLLLAEDSPLSRPPHRRTSRKCSSIG, encoded by the coding sequence ATGTATCGTTTCCGATCACAGCTCTTCACGGGGATTTCTGCTGCCGCCACCGCCCATTTTTACCCCCGCCGCTTCTCGCCTCTGTTGTTAGCCGAAGACTCGCCTCTCAGCCGCCCGCCTCACAGACGTACGAGTAGAAAGTGCAGCTCCATCGGCTGA
- the Ifrd1 gene encoding interferon-related developmental regulator 1 isoform X1: MPKNKKRNTPHRGGGGGSGAAAATAGGQHRNVQPFSDEDASIETMSHCSGYSDPSSFAEDGPEVLDEEGTQEDLEYKLKGLIDLTLDKSVKTRQAALEGIKNVLASKMFYEFILERRMTLTDSIERCLKKGKSDEQRAAAALASVLCIQLGPGIESEEILKTLGPVLKKIICDGTASIQARQACASCFGVCSFIATDDITELYSTLECLENIFTKSYLKEKDSNVICSTPNTVLHISSLLAWTLLLTICPINEVKKKLEMHFHKLPSLLSCDDVNMRIAAGESLALLFELARGMESDFFYEDMESLTQMLRALATDGNKHRAKVDKRKQRSVFRDVLRAVEERDFPTETVKFGPERMYIDSWVKKHTYDTFKEVLGSGMQYHLQSNEFLRNVFELGPPVLLDAATLKTMKISRFERHLYNSAAFKARTKVRSKCRDKRTDVGEFF, encoded by the exons ATGCCGAAGAATAAGAAGCGGAACACTCCCCACCGCGGTGGTGGCGGCGGCTCAGGGGCAGCTGCAGCAACGGCAG GTGGCCAGCATCGAAATGTTCAACCTTTTAGTGATGAGGATGCATCAATTGAAACAATGAGCCATTGCAGTGGTTACAGTGATCCTTCCAGTTTTGCTGAAGATg GGCCAGAAGTCCTTGATGAGGAAGGAACTCAGGAAGACTTAGAGTATAAGTTAAAGGGATTAATTGACCTGACCCTGGATAAGAG TGTGAAGACAAGGCAGGCAGCTCTtgaaggtattaaaaatgtactggcttcaaaaatgttttatgaatttattctggaaagaagaatgactttaacTGATAGCATTGAACGCTGTCTAAAAAAAG GGAAGAGCGACGAGCAGCGGGCAGCTGCAGCGCTTGCTTCTGTTCTTTGTATTCAGTTAGGCCCTGGAATTGAAAgtgaagagattttaaaaactcTTGGACCAGtcctaaagaaaataatttgtgacGGGACAGCTAGTATCCAGGCTAGGCAAGCT tgtgCATCTTGCTTTGGTGTTTGCAGTTTTATTGCCACAGATGATATTACT GAGCTGTATTCAACTCTGGAATGTTTGGAAAATATCTTCACCAAGTCCTATCTCAAGGAGAAAGACAGTAATGTTATTTGCAGCACCCCAAACACAGTGCTTCATATCAGCTCACTTCTGGCATGGACATTATTACTGACCATATGCCCAATCAATGAAGTAAAGAAAAAGCTGGAGAT GCATTTCCATAAACTTCCAAGCCTCCTTTCTTGTGATGATGTAAACATGAGAATAGCTGCTGGCGAATCTTTGGCACTTCTTTTTGAATTGGCCAGAGGAATGGAGAGT GACTTTTTTTATGAAGACATGGAGTCTTTGACACAGATGCTTAGAGCTTTGGCTACAGATGGAAATAAACACCGGGCCAAAGTGGACAAGAGAAAGCAGCGGTCTGTTTTCAGAGATGTCCTGAGGGCAGTAGAG GAACGGGATTTTCCAACAGAAACTGTTAAATTTGGTCCTGAACGCATGTATATTGATAGCTGGGTCAAGAAACACACCTATGACACCTTTAAGGAGGTTCTTGGATCAGGAATGCAATACCACTTGCAG TCAAATGAATTCCTTCGCAATGTATTTGAACTTGGACCCCCAGTGCTGCTTGATGCTGCAACACTTAAAACAATGAAGATTTCTCGTTTTGAAAgg CATTTATACAATTCTGCAGCTTTCAAAGCTCGAACAAAAGTACGAAGCAAATGTCGAGATAAGAGAACAGATGTTGGAGAATTCTTCTAG
- the Ifrd1 gene encoding interferon-related developmental regulator 1 isoform X2, protein MLNCSRTETLTQDFGRTGGQHRNVQPFSDEDASIETMSHCSGYSDPSSFAEDGPEVLDEEGTQEDLEYKLKGLIDLTLDKSVKTRQAALEGIKNVLASKMFYEFILERRMTLTDSIERCLKKGKSDEQRAAAALASVLCIQLGPGIESEEILKTLGPVLKKIICDGTASIQARQACASCFGVCSFIATDDITELYSTLECLENIFTKSYLKEKDSNVICSTPNTVLHISSLLAWTLLLTICPINEVKKKLEMHFHKLPSLLSCDDVNMRIAAGESLALLFELARGMESDFFYEDMESLTQMLRALATDGNKHRAKVDKRKQRSVFRDVLRAVEERDFPTETVKFGPERMYIDSWVKKHTYDTFKEVLGSGMQYHLQSNEFLRNVFELGPPVLLDAATLKTMKISRFERHLYNSAAFKARTKVRSKCRDKRTDVGEFF, encoded by the exons GTGGCCAGCATCGAAATGTTCAACCTTTTAGTGATGAGGATGCATCAATTGAAACAATGAGCCATTGCAGTGGTTACAGTGATCCTTCCAGTTTTGCTGAAGATg GGCCAGAAGTCCTTGATGAGGAAGGAACTCAGGAAGACTTAGAGTATAAGTTAAAGGGATTAATTGACCTGACCCTGGATAAGAG TGTGAAGACAAGGCAGGCAGCTCTtgaaggtattaaaaatgtactggcttcaaaaatgttttatgaatttattctggaaagaagaatgactttaacTGATAGCATTGAACGCTGTCTAAAAAAAG GGAAGAGCGACGAGCAGCGGGCAGCTGCAGCGCTTGCTTCTGTTCTTTGTATTCAGTTAGGCCCTGGAATTGAAAgtgaagagattttaaaaactcTTGGACCAGtcctaaagaaaataatttgtgacGGGACAGCTAGTATCCAGGCTAGGCAAGCT tgtgCATCTTGCTTTGGTGTTTGCAGTTTTATTGCCACAGATGATATTACT GAGCTGTATTCAACTCTGGAATGTTTGGAAAATATCTTCACCAAGTCCTATCTCAAGGAGAAAGACAGTAATGTTATTTGCAGCACCCCAAACACAGTGCTTCATATCAGCTCACTTCTGGCATGGACATTATTACTGACCATATGCCCAATCAATGAAGTAAAGAAAAAGCTGGAGAT GCATTTCCATAAACTTCCAAGCCTCCTTTCTTGTGATGATGTAAACATGAGAATAGCTGCTGGCGAATCTTTGGCACTTCTTTTTGAATTGGCCAGAGGAATGGAGAGT GACTTTTTTTATGAAGACATGGAGTCTTTGACACAGATGCTTAGAGCTTTGGCTACAGATGGAAATAAACACCGGGCCAAAGTGGACAAGAGAAAGCAGCGGTCTGTTTTCAGAGATGTCCTGAGGGCAGTAGAG GAACGGGATTTTCCAACAGAAACTGTTAAATTTGGTCCTGAACGCATGTATATTGATAGCTGGGTCAAGAAACACACCTATGACACCTTTAAGGAGGTTCTTGGATCAGGAATGCAATACCACTTGCAG TCAAATGAATTCCTTCGCAATGTATTTGAACTTGGACCCCCAGTGCTGCTTGATGCTGCAACACTTAAAACAATGAAGATTTCTCGTTTTGAAAgg CATTTATACAATTCTGCAGCTTTCAAAGCTCGAACAAAAGTACGAAGCAAATGTCGAGATAAGAGAACAGATGTTGGAGAATTCTTCTAG
- the Lsmem1 gene encoding leucine-rich single-pass membrane protein 1, whose product MNHSFQDTGSRDIHEDGKLYVVDSINDLNKLNLYPAGSQHLFPLEEKIPDFGTHSRNGRRSLFFMGLLIALIVSLALVFFVIFLIIQTGNKMDDVSRRLTADGRDIDDLKKINNMIIKRLDQLDLEKN is encoded by the exons ATGAATCATTCTTTCCAGGACACTGGATCTCGTGACATTCACGAAGATGGAAAGCTTTATGTCGTGGATTCCATTAATGACTTAAACAAACTAAACCTCTATCCTGCTGGATCACAGCATCTGTTCC CTCTTGAAGAGAAAATCCCAGACTTTGGCACACACTCAAGAAATGGGAGGCGGAGTCTGTTCTTTATGGGGCTGCTAATTGCACTGATCGTCAGCTTGGCACTGGTTTTCTTCGTGATATTTCTAATAA TTCAAACTGGAAACAAGATGGATGATGTGTCAAGAAGACTAACAGCTGATGGAAGGGACATAGATGACCTAAAGAAAATCAACAACATGATCATAAAGCGACTCGACCAACTGGACTTGGAGAAGAATTAG